atgacgtggcatccgcagtgAGATGTCCGTATGacatggcaggaggtgtttttggaatgTCCGcggggacatccgcaccactgctaatgctcttagaACTTGAAAAGTTCAGAAAATATCACACTTCAACCCTCCAGTCATTAGGTCTATTCAATTCCTAATCAATTCCAAGTTTCTAACGATTTTCATCGCAAGGGCATATTGGTCAATAAATTACAACGGCTGTTAAGTTTATCGCAGCCGTTGGATTCGCAGCTCGTCAAGGCATTACATCGCCCCCTCTTCCTACTGAGAGTGAGGATTGAAGCAAACTCTCCATGGCATTCATCAAATACTCTTTGTTGAATTAATCAGATCTTCCCGTTTCTTGCTCCTCCCGAATCTTAGGGTTTTACTATTTTGTTCAAGCACTGCAGACATCTCCGCAGCTTTCACCGTCCAAAAAATGAATCTCAACATCTTCAAGAAGAAAACTTCTCCTAAAGGTTAATACATCAGTGCTAATTTTTGTTGGAttcctttcttactttttttgcCTTTATATGTGAATGCATCACTGctcgttttattttattttttgatttagCCTATTTTTAGCCCATTTGCTGTAATTGAAGCTGGGTCGTCGATTGAGTTGATGAATTTGATCGATCACATTTTGGTGTGTAATGTGTATGCAGAAGCTCTTCGAACAAGTAAAAGAGAAATGGCGGTTGCCACAAGAGGTAAATTATTCCTGATTTCTATtgatagtactccatataattaAGAATTTACAATATGGAGTTATGCCTTTGGAATATTCCAGATGCTGTAGACACATTGTGTCTTAATTTCATCAAGCATGATAAGAAATGTCTCTTGAAATACTGAAATGCCAATGATTTGAAATCCTTAATGCTTTATATGCTGGTTTGTCTGTTCCAATCTGAAAGAGTGCCAAATGACATGAAATCCTAGTTGTCATGCTTGTTTATTTGTTAATTTCTGAGGCTTCTGTGGCAGTTTCCATGGTGAAGTAGCTTATCTCACTTAAGTACTATAATTATCTATGCAAGTTAAAGTTTCCGAGTGCCATGAAAGCGGAGTATTTCTTTGTTCTTCTTTAGACCAATAAATACATGGATTCAAAGTTGGGGGCGTATGGGTTTGGTGATTTTATCTGTTGCATTTTACCTACAGTATCTTCTTCCCATTATTGATTTTGTCCTGCCACAGGCATTGAACGCGAAATCACGTCTTTACAAATGGAGGTATTGTTTATTAGTCTATTTATTATAGCAATACCAATACCTGTAACATTAGGTTGTTGTTGTGGTCTAATAGAATCTCTTTGCTATCTGCAATCTTAAGGAGAGGAGATTAGTGGCAGAGATCAAGAAAACTGCTAAAACTGGAAATGAGGCAAGTTTTAATGTTTATGTTTTTGGTTTCTTCCAGTTTTGGATGTAACTATCATTGACTTGTAAACTACTATAGCTTTAGATGTTAATCTGTAAAATCGTCGACATTATTGTTCATGATATTTGTGTTATGGACATAGAAGGAAATGCAACAATTTAGAAATATCTTGAGTCTTGACTTGAAATCTAAAAATATGTTACTTGACTTGAATCAGTTTATTGTTGAAACATTACTCTGAATAGCAGTGATTTTTTTGCTCTTTGCTCTTTCACGGAGCTGATGCATTTGTTGGTTCCCTAGGTCTTTTGAGTTAGCTGCATTATATATGTCTTCAGTTAACTGTCATCCATATTTAATTTTACTTGAAACTTACCACAGTTCATTTTTGTGTTACTCTTATATGTAACTAGGCTGCAACTAAAATCTTAGCTCGTCAATTAGTTCGCCTTCGGCAGCAAATAACAAATTTGCAGGGGAGCCGTGCCCAGATGAGAGGGGTGGAAACTCATACACAGGTGATTGACTTGAAATGAACTAAAAATCATATGACTGGCCTCCGTCTGTTCTTAACATACTCAGTAAGGTATTATTTTTGCTTACAGGCCTTGTATGCTAGCACTTCAATTTCAACTGGCATGAAAGGAGCAACCAAAGCTATGTCTGCTATGAACAAGGTTGGTGTATACAATTCCTTATATGAGTGGATAGAGTTTAAGTTTGGCAAGAAAACTAAAGATGAGTCCTCTACACAATAGATTGAcgattttttttcacttttaatttcAGCAAATGCAACCTGcaaaacaaactaaaatgatCAGAGAATTCCAGCAACAGGCAGCGCAGATGGACATGACCGTATGTGTTCTGCTCAACTTTCTTTCGTCCTCAAAAGAGTTCAGTTATTTTGGAAGAATATTCTGGTCAATTAATGTATTGTAGTTAGACTGATTCCTGAGTAAGCCACACAAAGGCTAACAATATTCTTCTCTGTTCAGATTGAAATGATGTCTGATGCAATTGACGAGACACTAGACAAAGACGAGGCTGAAGAAGAAACCGAAGAACTTACTAACCAGGTAGCGTCATTAGTGCTTTTCGACAACCTAATCCTCTGATTTTTGTCTGAATGTCCGACTTACACCATACGCTACTCTATTTTGTCATATATAGGTCCTTGATGAGATCGGTGTTGACATTGCTTCACAGGTTGGCTTCTTTGTTAACTCTAGACGAATCTAACCCTGACTCTTCTTATATTTGCTATGCGTGACAAAAAAAAACGTCTTTGACTGATTTAATTATTTCCAAACAGCTATCTTCAGCTCCAAAGGGGCGTATTGCATCAAAGAAAGTCGAGAACGCTGCCCCAAGGTACACcccattaaaatattatttgagaTGGAAGTATGCATCATATCAATATCTTTATTTCTATCAGTCAGTattatactactcctatatGGGAATATTCTTGAGAAAGCAGCATATATAGACCACAAATTTTGGGAAGTACATATCTAGGCGACTGCTTTTCTGGACCACCATTTTGCAAATCTTTCTGTTTCTACTTGCTGGCTACGGATAGTGGGGTGCTCTATATTAGTGTGGGATTCTTTATGCCTGCAGCTTATTTTGTCTTGTAACTGGATAATGTGTGGATGATCTCTCTTCTTGTTTGAACTTACAGTGCTGCTGTGTCGACTGATGATGTCGAGGACCTCGAGAAAAGGCTGGCATCTCTTCGACGAATATGAGTGATGTATATAGTATAGCTCTGCCATATCATGTATATAAATCACTATAATATCAAATTCTTGAGCAGGATTATAGAAATTTTGCAGGATTAGAGAATTTTTACTACTTATATTTGATGCCTTCTTGCTATTCAAGAATCGAGGAACTCTGTATTAATTCGCACCATTTTCAAACATCCCCCGGGTAATTTGCATGTGAATTCCTAAACATTTGCCATTTCTGGTTCTGCATAATAGCTTTAAAATCCGCTTGaactattaaattattgatttgtttttattttgctaCGAATCAAGATTAGTGGTGatacaatttaataatttattaaattgaacaatttcatttattaaattatggttTCCATTGAGGTATGCTAGCACGAAAATCTTGATTGATTGCATATCTGAACACATTTATTGTTTGATAATCTACAAATTTATTTCAAAGTTGATAAGCAAAACTAGAATTTGAAGAAACTTTAGAAAATTACAtgcatatacaaaaaaaatgcaCTATTCTCTCAAAGACGAGGatacttaaataattttaaaaaaaaagaattataccACTAACGCTTCATAAAATGTCCTTATTGTTGATATTCCAACTAAACTTAGAGGACACAAATAGAATCGTCCTAAAAGAGCAAAAGATTAGGATATTTTGCCCTCAGTACGATTTCCTTTGCGTTCTAAATTATggttacatttaaaaaaattctaaacGCAACAAATTTTCCGTGTCCTTAAATAGTGGTAAGTTTTTTGCCGTGTATCTTTTAGGATCAAACTGTTAACTGTAATTATGACCTTTAGCAATACTTTCATTTTGTAGAGTTGCAACATTTTCAGTTTTAAAGAGATGTAAACAAAGAGAATTCGGAAAAAGGGTCTCAATTCGCAAGCCTTTCGAAATTAGggattaaattcgctgacctttcggaATACGAGACCGTGGCATGCGAATTTTTCCGAATAAgggatttttgaatttttatctattttctcttctttttttcttattatttatacTACAATATTTATAAACTGACCTAATTACCCCTAAtatttttaacacaattttaatggaattttactccaattttatttttcacacAATTCTGTGTAACACCTGTGATCACCGCCGCCTCTATTGAATTTGATACTCATATCTCCATTGCCAATCTTCTCCGAGCTTCTTCCTCCGGAATCGGATCCTGTTAAGAGCACAATTCTCTTAACAAAGAAATCCTACGATTACACTTCcaacacaccaatccggcgccccgaacgttggggtcggcggctcaattcgtggctggcgcggagaacttcctccgtcggcagtcttcaaggtttgataaggagtattgcacaagtaatgtgggaatattatttcttcattcaatgaataaaaagataacaacctagccctatttataatactagaatattagcttagggaacaagaaaacaagatatgaaaatatactatgaattaaaagatatggggaataaaaagataactaaatatttggggaatcctaagatataggaggatcgtaacaactcccccacggttaaaatccaccttgtcctcaaggtgggaaccatggAACCACGGGCACAGTCGACGATAGTAAAAGCATTGAAACGTCacctcctggatcaaatgcGATTAGGAACATGATCACCATCATTTCACTTATGACTCCCACCAACATTTCTACGCCGTCCCTTTCCTCTCTCGCCTTCGTCTTCACAAAATCATCCTCGATGGCTGGGACTTAGAGGAGGCTCCGAATCATGCACCGGCTCCTGACGCCGGCATCATTCCTACGCCCCCCAAACTGCTTGTCCTCCATGAATCGCTGCACAAGGACTCTTACCAGCTGGAACTCCGCAGCAGTGAGGTTGTAGGAACGCCTCTCATCACCATCTACTCTATCATCTTCATAATCATCATCAGAGTCCAAACACTTATGCTGTGAACAATTATCAACACATGATGAAGATGAATCAGTCACTCCCACCACATCCCAAAGCAAGTCCGAATCATCACTCATCTTCTCAGAATGGCATTCCATCTTTGTGaactcatcatcatcaaaagTAGCCTTATCATGATTATTATCATCTACTAGAGATGATTTTGAATCATCAGCCTCTTCAAGAAAACTACCCATCCAGTTCGAGGAATCATTTTTTTCCTGATGAGCATCTGATTCTTGATCCAGGCTTGAAGAATGGCAGCCGGGAATCAATTCgatttcatagcaaaattctTCATCCACCATCTTTTCTTCAAACCCCATGATTTCAGGGCGCCAAGGTTGTGTGCTCGGGCGTGGGCTGCGCTGCTGCCGGAAGTGATCGGTTTGTCGCCTGGGTGTATCCCAACGACTAGGCAGACACTGTGGTGGCTGATCATAATCCGAGTATCCTTGCGATGCACGgtgaggcggtggttcccaacaagagggctgcCATGACCGTGGTGGGTCGTAGGGCTGGAAGCTCGGTATTGGTCGGTTACCGGGAGGATCCCAACCGGAGGGGCGGTTGATGGGGGGTCCCACGATCTAGGCTGTCGGTACCCCCGAAAACCTCTATCAAACTCCGTTGTGACGCGAGCTGCTGGTCTATCCCAGCTCGTGCGAGGCCACGAAGCAGTGTGCGCGCGATATGGAATCGTGCCAGAGCCAGGCTGTGCGAGCCCTGCCTCTCGCCTGTTTAAATCACGACCCGTGCCCCTACGCTGGCGGACATCCCCACAATGGACACGCCTGCCGTGATTGAAAACTGGGGGGCCGTCCTCGTCGGTCGGCCAGACGTCTCCCTGGGAACGATACCCATCGACGTCCCCGTCATCCGAAAAATAGGGTTGATCCGGTTTGGGAAGGCGTGTGGCCTTCAACCTATCAACCCTTCTATCCCTTGCATCCAATTTAAATTCCAATTGATCAAATCTTGCCATAATTTTGTCGAGCGCTGACAAAGTAGGTACGAGCACCCCCGATCCATTGCGCAGCGCGCTGCTTGACTCCGGGTCGTCTCGTCGTATCCGCTGCCATTCGTCACCGAGGTAGCCACTCGCCGTGAAGCGTCGGGGCTGATCGGCCATGGTTGagctctggatgaaagcaccagttgttaagagcacaattctcttaacaaagaaatcctgcgattacactcgcaacacaccaatccggcgccccgaacgttggggtcggcggctcaattcgtggctggcgcggagaacttcctccgtcggcagtcttcaaggtttgataaggagtattgcacaagtaatgtgggaatattatttcttcattcaatgaataaaaagataacaacctagccctatttataatactagaatactagcttagggaacaagaaaacaagatatgaaaatatactataaatcaaaagatatggagaataaaaagataactaaatatttggggAATCCTAAGATATAGGAGGATCGTAACAGATCCCCCACAAAACAACATAAAATACCCTTCtcctttctcttcctcttcttcttccccgaCCTCTCTTCGTTCTGCCCTCCTCCATTCTGCTTACCTTTTCTAACAGCACTCTCAGCCACATTCTGTTTCAATTgaatactctcttcgttccgATCACGCTTCCTAACAACACTCTCTTTGTTGAATTTCGTGATTCTGTGTAGGCTTGTAAGGGAAAGTTGGGGCTTTTGGATGATGAAGAAGTTCAAGGAACAAATCGATCAAAGGAATTAATTATAGCATAAAGTGTTAGTAGATGATTAAGCTCTACTGTATTTATATGTGTCTATGGTTGTGGTTCAAAATCAGATCAGCAAAATTATGTTGGAGAAAGATAACGTTTGGAGAAAAAGATTTTTTATCATTGGTGGAACAAGATTGTTGGGGAAGTAGGAGGAATAAGAGAATTGGGTGAAAATAAAATTGGTGTAAAAAATCTAAATTGTGGTGAAATAGTAGGGGTAATCAagtcaatttataaatattgtgggataaataataagaaaaaagaagagaaaatagataaaaattcaaaaatcccttattccgaaaaatcCGCATGCCACGGTCTCGTATtccgaaaggtcagcgaatttaatccCTAATTTCGAAAGGCTTGCGAATTGAGACCCTTTTTCCGAAATCTCTCGTATACACTCTATGTACGCACTTCaccattttttcaaattttgatgtCTTTGTCAAACATACCACGTTGAGAACCTACCATATAAAGTagaaatattaaaagaaaaagataagtaTGTAATTAATAGATAATTATGTAGTCTTAAAATAGTTTACTCTCAACCAAAAATACATTATAAGCTATTCCCAGCATCCGCAATAGCacccgtcccggcggacgtccgccattgtgctaAGGTGacacggatacggacgtccgctgcgggcaccggagttccgcggcgttcccgggacgtccgtggCGACGTCCGCCTTTGCGTtgaccccacggacgtccgcgcggacgtcccgattattctaatattattttttttgaaaattctataaatacggctcgttgaatttcatttcattcgcccCACTTGTATtgacgagtatctctctctctctctaaatacttttctttcgaagataaatggagcaccacgatagtgattcccccgccacgagcgagtcacatgGACCGATCTTTCCCGTTGGCGGAACTACCCCAATTCCGCCACGATGTCCGGAATGgtggggatgatgccccaactcCAAATgacggcggggatgatgcccgagTACTAGAACAAGTACCCACTTGGTAtaggatgatgccccaaatgcccggggtgaGTGCCGGAATGACCCCAATGCTGGGGATGATGCACGGAATGCCGGGAATGATGCCGCCCCAGAGGCCCGGGATAAtgatgtcggggatgatgcagggctcgCCTGTCGCTGCGGGGGGAGTATGcaggggtcccccaatcaccggtggacaatgtctatcgcccatatatggatttactgtcgacggacaaccccctagtactcctctcgagactcagttcactggcatcgagacgttctcgatggaggagttggggctatctccgacCCGTGATTCTCCCACAGACGCACCAACGGCAACAGGGAGGACAGGGAGGGGGAGGGGTAGGGGCATGGGACGGGGTACGATGGTGAGGCGGGGCCGCTTAGGGGGGGAAAGATCTAGCGGGAaaaagaggaccgtctggagcacagaggagtgcatcgcgcttgcgaaggcgtggatcagtatagtggaggatccatatatcggggctaaccagcatatcgacaggatgtggtggcgcattagccaaagttacctccaattcaaaccaccaggggggaagcctcacaacggagagcaatgccggaaacagtgggaacggctgaagaggcagctcagccgattcgccggtatttacacaaacaacctccgctcggcaaccagcggcatgtctgccgaggatgtgaagcttctgtctcaccatcaGTTCAAAGACACTGCGGCtggcttcggggaattcaaatattgggatgtgtatcttgtggtgcagacttctgCCAAGTTTACCTCGGGTGTTGAATATGGCtagccgaagaggacgaagatcagtgcctccggggagtacagtagcagtgctggttcccacgaactcccccccgccgaggcagagttcccgacacctTCATCGTCGGCCCGCCGCCGTCGCTCGGTGGGGCGAAAATCCACGACGCGGATGGCGAGTGGAAGTGCCAGCGGgtccgccgaggcccaatcggcagctcctacCCAAAATGATCTcgagctcccctcactcgcTCGCGTCGCGCAACATGAAACCCTattacgtgcaatggttgaatggaGGACATCGACCGATCGCCATATTACAGGTAGTCGCTGaaggatatcatcaacagtatgcgACGCGATTTGGGGTTGGGAGACATGGCGGATAGTGGTGACGAGGGGACTACCGGcgaggaatccgaggagtgagacgacggttttttttaactatgtaattttttataataattatgtatgttttttttgtactatgtatgttttttttaaataaagtggttgcaatttctccgtatttgtgtcaaaattttaattccgtaaattgtttaatttggtgaatttgtgaatttttattattgtgggaagtccgtcgggatgtccttggggatgtccgtcactgTGCAGTGAGATTTCCTTATGACGTAACagtgcagtgagaagtccttatgacgtggcagaaggtgtttttgggatgtacGCGGCGATGTCTggcgggacatccgcaccaccgTCGATGCTTAGAGGGAGAACCTTTCATATCTATCTTACACCAAATACAGTTTTCAATAGTCAAGCAGTTCTGCTTAACAGTACATACTGACCAACAAGtcataaaagtaaaatatttttgtgaatttTACTAGCCAATTTttagaatatttatttttaaaaaccaTGTTGTAGACTCGTAGTTACAAATTTGGTGAAATATTATGTAAGATTCGGTTAATAATCCTacatgtagtactccctccgtctcactcaagatgatcatattttttagtgacacgagattttaggaagtgttgttaggcggaaaaagtaaaaaagaaaaaagttgttgaatattttaatgaaaagagagaggagatgaggttatttccaaaattaaaaagtgatcattttgattgggataaaccaaaaagga
This sequence is a window from Salvia splendens isolate huo1 chromosome 5, SspV2, whole genome shotgun sequence. Protein-coding genes within it:
- the LOC121804519 gene encoding vacuolar protein sorting-associated protein 2 homolog 2-like isoform X1, with the protein product MNLNIFKKKTSPKEALRTSKREMAVATRGIEREITSLQMENLFAICNLKERRLVAEIKKTAKTGNEAATKILARQLVRLRQQITNLQGSRAQMRGVETHTQALYASTSISTGMKGATKAMSAMNKQMQPAKQTKMIREFQQQAAQMDMTIEMMSDAIDETLDKDEAEEETEELTNQVLDEIGVDIASQLSSAPKGRIASKKVENAAPSAAVSTDDVEDLEKRLASLRRI
- the LOC121804519 gene encoding vacuolar protein sorting-associated protein 2 homolog 2-like isoform X2 is translated as MNLNIFKKKTSPKEALRTSKREMAVATRGIEREITSLQMEERRLVAEIKKTAKTGNEAATKILARQLVRLRQQITNLQGSRAQMRGVETHTQALYASTSISTGMKGATKAMSAMNKQMQPAKQTKMIREFQQQAAQMDMTIEMMSDAIDETLDKDEAEEETEELTNQVLDEIGVDIASQLSSAPKGRIASKKVENAAPSAAVSTDDVEDLEKRLASLRRI